In Mangifera indica cultivar Alphonso chromosome 14, CATAS_Mindica_2.1, whole genome shotgun sequence, the DNA window TGGGCTCATCCAGCAGTCTCACagctttcttctcttcttccttgTCTTTATCACACTCCAGTGCAATTCTCACCAGCCCTGAAGCCATCTCCCTCACCAACCCACTAATTGGTGTGGCAAGTTCAACAAGGAAAGCAGGAGGGGAATTGGGATCCTTTTGGAAAGCAAAATGCACATGACCTCGCCGGGAGCCGAAAAGGGTCCCGATGACTCGAGGGCCCAGGCTGAGAGGGAGACCCGATTTGCTCTTGCCAAATGCGGTAAGAACAGTTCTAAGCCTAGCGACTGCAACAGCAGGAAGCTTCTTCTTTGGAGTGGGGATGGAATTGGAAGCTGCAGAATGGTGgctttttgtgttttcttgttTCTCTTCTTGAGAAGCTGCAGCTTCATCATCTTCATGATCACTACCAACTTTTCTAGTCCAATGAAAGTGTCTCTTGGAGGAGAAATCTTGAGAGGGTCTAGCCATGGGAATTGGGAagaagagtgagagtgagagatAGAGGTGTTGAAGTTTCTTCCTCTTTTATTGAATTGTGGGGCTTTTGCCATTAAATTCTTTGTTTCTAGTCCCTTGATATAGTGGCAGAGAATCCTGACAAAAGAAACATAGTCTGACCCACCAGCTGATTTAGGAAGCaagagagggagagacaaaggcagtgaaagagaaaaagagtgTGTTTAATATGGAAAAGAAGGGAATCTAAGGGGACAATGTGTGCGTTATTTCACTTTCTTTGTGGGGTTGAGATAGATAAGCGAAGGATTTGCCTTTGCATTTGCTTGACTGAGTCTTTTGACCTGAATCCTGAGTTTAAAAGCATTTCTACTGCTCCAACCGCACAAACCAAAACCCAAAATCCAAAACCTATCTTATTTCAGCATGCTCAAAATCATAGTCAGGGTCACCAAGTCGTATTGTATAAACTTTTAGTGTACCCAAAGGTGAATTTAACTTGTGACTAGAtttaaatttcatcaaacaatcgtcaaacaacatcgttttatctattattaaataaaacaacattattttattattgagttaCAGACTCAAcccattaattaaaattataaatttgaattaaatcaaatttaatcaatctttaattttgatttattaaattcaaatcaaatttaatataaacttaaactaaaaagtgtttgattttaatttaacttttatctACCCTTAATTCACCCTACCAATAActcttgaataaaattatatatcaacttAAAcgatttcaaattcaaattaaatattataaattttatccaAAGTCAAACAATCCCTTATTCATGCTTGGCTAAAAATCCACCCCCCTAACCCAGGTGTACAAAGTTGTGTTATTCAAAGGAGCTCTTCAATCGACACTAATCAATGATCAATCTCAATCTCTAATGTTACCCAATTTATCCACAGTTCAGCTACCTGCGAGCTGACACCCCATTGCCTGTGGGACCACTTccaaattctctctttttcaaatttcaatccaTTTCAACATGGACCATCACAAATGGTCCCACTCCACAAATTTTGTATGCCAAATGACTTCAATCCCAAGTTGCTAAATCAACCTTTCAAAGTGCGGTTGCCACGTCATCAAGTAGCTTATTTTAAGATTATGCTGTCATCATCCCAGAAATAGAACATAGCTATTGATGAAGTTAAATAAGTAGTTAAAGGGAAAGAAATTGGACATTACTCTTACTAATTACATTAAGTTATAGACACGATCCATCCATTAAGTACAGATTTGAAGAGTGAAGGatatatttttacataatataatagACTTAAAACACAATTAGGAGAGTGAGGGATTGCTTGCCTACGGTTGACGAAAATTTAAGTCCTGAAGTTATCTCTCTAAACTTGGGTTAAGGTaggtcgggttgtttgggaggGGCAGTGGCACCACCATTCATTCTAGCACGTGCCTCGGCAAACATCCTCTGCTGCTCAGCCGCGGCTTCTTCCTCAGTCATCTCTGCTCCATTGCTCCATTTGCCTCCTTTCAAAGAGTCCTGCTGGAAGGCAGATCAGAAAACATAAGAGTATATACTTTCTGCCGTGTTTGCCTAATTTAAGTAATTAGGTGCTACCACAAAAGGcatgaaaaatataaacacaaGGAAAAGGCTTTAAAGAAATGTGATAATCTAGCAAtgtcaaaaaatcatttaacagaggattttaaattattgctctttctttttcttcttttggtgtcagaaaaagaacaaaatgtgTTTTTAAGTATTACAGCATTGGGATGAAAATAAAGCGAGGTTGAACCAGCAGACAAAGTTGCCTGACAAGGTTTCAAGTATTTGAAAGCTATGATCCaatttttcaaagcaaaaattctACTATTCAGACATGAACTATGAGTACCAAAAAAGGTAAACAATTACCATAGTCTCAAGCTTGTGTTGTTCGTAAGCAGCGTAGACCTCTTCTATGTACTCACCAAATCCGAGAACCTAATATATAACAcgtataaataacattattacATTAGcttataaatcataatattaatgaattattacaAATTAGCTGTATGGAAGTAAACAGAGACAGTACAGAGCAAAAGTCTATCTAATCATATATCATGTGATCTTGGATGTTTTGACCAAGACCTCATCATGTAAacaatgataatttaataatgaacAGGAAACAAACAAATAGGTGCTGTTGTGACTATGGGATGCAGAAAATTCTATTGCAAGAATCAATTATAGAAGATTGATAAAGTAAAGAAAAGCAAACAcacaaaatgacaaatatattgAAACCAAATTTGGACATGAAATAGTATGccggtgaaaaaaaaaagaataaataaaaacctCTAAAGCCTTCAGTACATGCTCAGGTGCAATTGTTCGCTTATCCTCTTTGCTACAAACTTCATTGGACTCGGAGGAAACAAGATTAATAAACTCTGCAAAAAGCAAAGGAATGAAACTTCTCGTTCAATGAAAACACATGTTACAACATCCATGATAATGTTCAGAAAACCATTTAGtaatcaaaagtaaaaaaatccGTGATAGAGAACAGTACAAAGTGAATGTAAAACGGTCAAagaactattttaaaaaaatgtcaaaacagAATATAAAGACATCATAAAGAACCAAAAACTTCCAAACTAATCTTTTCAAACAACCCTACTAAAATCCTAGATAAGCTAGATATGTTAGGGGTTCTGCAGTATAAAGTGTAGAGCCATGTTAATGACCAAaactaaatcatttattgatcactcaaacATTTATGCACAAAGGccatcattttctctcatatgATTTATAGTCTTGGTATATATATAGtatcatatacataatttgatacTTGATAAATAAATCTACAAAATCCTGTAGTTATCTCACCTACACAACACTCAATCAAAAGATCTTGAGCATCTCTTGCCACACGAACATCTGGGGGTAACATCTCCTTTATAATTTTGGTCATTGTtgctgaaaagaaaaataatagttagcaatatgaagaaaaatatcCAGTAGACGCCAAAGGGTCAGACTCAAATAACAATCAAGAGCTAGTATAAACTTGAAACATAAGATAACCGTATGACTGTTTGTGTTTGTCTTGTTTCTGACAGATGACTAATGTAACGAACTAAGAGATTGAAGCATACAAGCAAGACCTTATAGCCAAGGGTTTAGGATTCCTAGGATTAGACATTGCATCAATTGTTTCTCAGACAGGTGATTGCACCATATACCTACACAAGTAAATGGATAAGTTGGCTAGGGTACAGCCCTAACAGCTACTACACCTCACTGTCAAGAAGAAATAAACCGTCTCACAAGCAACCGTAACAAAAGTCTGAAGCTGAAACATGTTTGGCATACAATCAGCTATTGTGCACCTGCACAAAACATGCTTAACTCAATAGAACCAAGCACACATAACCAGGCACTCAGAATAGTGAAGGGGCATAGCCATGCAACATTGGCCCAACATGTTTCCAGCACAACTTTTAAGCGTATATAAACTATAACCATTCAGATACAAGCATGCAAGAAGTTGCGAAATCATGTAAAGAAAAAAGTCCTATAACCATCTACCAATTGCACAACAGTAAAAGTTATAGATCACTAATACCATACCCAAGTTGCCAGATAACTTGTTCTGTACAACCATTGACAAATGTACAATATAAGGTATATTTGAAAATGCCGGCATAGAAAACAGATTTGTTGCCATTTCAATagatttataaactttaaatggCTTTTAAACATACAGACAAGTTTTATATTCAACTATAATGCTGGTCTTTGAAATCCagaaaagacatcaacacaatcCACCTCCTGTTTCTTTGTAAATTACAATTCTAAGCAGGAAGCACTATTCACATCTGGAAGTCATTAAGATGATCTTGgacgaaaaagaaaataaacaactTATAGCCAAgtgttgtattaatttgataaggtaaaaaaaatttatagagtCACAGTTCAAAATTGGTCTTCTGTTTCTACTTCCAGAGCTTCAATGAGATTCAAGCCAGGTTTTCCCCAAAGCCTCATCAATAGGCCCTTTCTTTCTTACTGCCACGAATCCTCCATAACAATTTAGCTAAAATCTTCACGATAAATTGACTACTCCTAACACTCTCTACTCCCCATGAGCCTCATCAAGGATTGATACAAGACTTCAGATTTTCCAGCCCTCAACCCCACTTTGTACCTTTGTGCCTCAAAAGGACCTCCATTTCCTcgttgaaaaaaaattacttcctCAACATTTTTTCCAGTGAAGAAGTCAGTACTACAACCTCTTATATTCAGTACATTCTTTAGACTTCTACCCAAAGCTCAAAACACATCCTtccaatttcaatttattttgtcAGGTATTCACAACATACCTCGTCCTGCAACTTAATAGCTATGCAAACTTCATAAAAAATGGCTCAATCTTACTAACAATTCCTTTTCATCGTTCACTGAGTCAGCATATGATTGTAAGCTCACAACTAAAAATTTCCATTAACAAATCAACTTTATTGAGCTTATTccttatattacttattttctGCACCAAGTTCAATTAATTTCTCCTTGTTTTCCACATTAAGGACTTAGAATTTACCACAAAAtacattcaaataataaaacaaaggaaaaacacaaaattctcaaatttaaccaaaataaaatcaaattaaaaattgagaaaataacCTTTTGGAAGCGACGCATCTTCTTTTGACTTGCCAACAATATCCATCGGCTCCATATGtaatcttcaaatatttcacGAATAATCAGTAAATAAACGTATTATCAACATCCGAACACAATCGCAATCGAATCGAACAAAAGCCAAACAAGCTCGATCATCaaacaagcaaaaaaaaaagatctgaGGAGATAACCACAAGCAAACTCACCGAGTCAGCGACCCAAGTGAGTGAGtcgaaaggaagaaagaaagagacaaaGCTTCTAATCTAAGTTTGCCAAAACCGAGTCAAGCGACAAGTGCGGATCCGAGTTGACGGAGAAATCGAAGGGAGGGACATGgctgatatataaatatattataggACTTCCATTTATCTAAGAAAACCATGATTTGTGATGGTGGTGGTTGTTCTTCACGATAAGAGAGGGAGTTCTTGCTCGCATGCGATTAGGGCAAAACTCAAACAAACGACCAGTCGATTCCTCTGGTTTCGCACGCGCTTGTTTCGCGCGTTCTCAGGGTAATTATATCTGGGACCCCGGCACAAGGGTTTGGTGGTTGGAGCTTGTTGTCCATGTGAGGTAAGGGCGCGTGGGGATTGTTGGCTTGGGTTGTTTTATGAGCGTtactttttgtatttatttaatttattttttattttatttgatattgggaagagagagagaaagagaggccGGTAACCCTTTCCAAGTGTACTTTTATTTAACTTTATCTTGCTGACAATGCCAATGAGAGGTTATCCATAAAAAGACGAAGCCTAATTGggctttgaaaatttttaatgggCTTTGTGTTAGACCAAGAATAACATATTCATTCGGGGCTATTTGGACCATTTTGGATAGATGGTGACTGGAAATGCTTTTACACACACTGATGCTGACATGGCGATGGACCATGTAGTATTCGGGGTGGCCCGTCTTATCCAGATCTCACTGGTCATGTTGGCCCATGGCAGGGCAATGTCTTAGGCACAATCCAAGGCCGTTTGGAGACCAAAACGACCTTTGAAGGTCTCAGACAGAGATAATGTGGCTGTCTAAGACCACCGATGGTCATTTTCTTTCAAGACGAAGACACTCtggtaaaaataatttcatttttattaaagaaaatagcTTATGTCGATCGTTGGAAAGTGATTAGTAAGAAAAGTTAAGCTGGAGGAAGAACCAATGCCACTTAAGACTGTCATCCCGACGATTCCGACCTTGATTTGCAAACCTTAGgatagaaattttgattttttaaacttcaagtGGAGGTtgaattgtgaaatttttaagCTGAAGGGGGATATGaacaaaactttagatttttaaaattttttattaaacaattattttacctctaatcataactgtgatttttaatagatgaataagattttagattttttaaaccttattAGTGTGTCTCGGGATAGTActtaaacttgggggtgaaattgtcctttggcctattttttatttttttcatctacaTGATCAGTAATTTTACGGGTTATGCCCTCGCAAGTCATATAAGAATTAACAGAGTTGGGCCATATCACGGGGCAAGCTAGCCCCTTTGACATGTGTACAGTGTGACATGAATAATAAATCACACTTTGATGGTAAAAGGCTAAACTTTTTTGTGCAAACCTGCCACATGATCAAAATCAGGCCGAAttattttctcacccaagtttgaTGAACCAACTCTCaccccttaaattttaaaaagtcaaattttcacCCATAATTCACTTTTCTTGAATTctgtttgattttctttgaaataattgttttaccattttattgaaattatgaaacttataaatattaaattactaatatacttttatcaatttcaaattttatcttttaaacccttaaaaaaaatcaaaactctaactaattttaaaatgttgtgCTTTGCTTACTTATTTGAAAGTataattgtcaatttttaaacaatcaaagggcatataaaattttaaaactcaaaaaatacCCCTaacttttttggatttttcaaaacCCCCTAGAActccatattttttcaaaaattataacttaCTTCAAACatatattgttttgaaaatgacaaatattttatgaaaaatttatagAAGATGACCTtcctatatttttaatttaatgaaatttaataataaaaataaataatgaattaaaatatgactatttgaaatttaaaaagataagaATTCATCAATTCAACAGACCTTAAGTCGGCAATACTCTTTCGGTCTCAAAATAATCCAGtaaagtcaaaattaaaaaattaaaaagaaaaaaactctcTCCTTTCAACTACTTTCACATCAAATGAACTATAACAATAAGAACACTACAACAAGAAGAAATGAAGTAATAAGAACAGAATGTGAAGTTTAGGGTTCAAAGGTTGATTGATTGGTTATGTTGATGTTGTGCTGAGGTATTGTTGATGGTAAAGACAATAAAGAGAGGGACATGGCAAagagttttaaaaaagaaaagagaaatgaggtaatacaataattattaaaaaattagaggtaataaataattatagtcttcacttattatttataacttaattaatattaagttatatattttttactataaaaataatttttaaattttacataaaaaatatggtttatgtattttctaaatcaaacttaagttttggaAATATGggtcactttttaaaaaattgaagtgtttaatgtatatgcaagatttttttattataccaGTATTTCTCTTTTGCTTAATTTGTGATTTAATTTGGTTAtcgaaaataatttttcaatcatttcacttagaaaaattcattaataaaatcgaatgatgaaattaaatttttaaaacttacaaaataaaaatttatcaaatttttaataaatttatgtcctccatttagtatttttattttatttttaaatattttatacttgCATAaactttaaatctaatttttctaaACCATAAGAACGTGTTTTATTTGAAACATATATTTGTTTGCAcccatataaatatattgatcATACATAAGagtaaatttgatctaaattaaatttgaacaagaattaattcgaatttaaaacaatcaattcaaaattaagtttgatggatttggattattgaaaaagaagaatcaCTTATACAAAAAGGTTAATGTGATAAAAGGATTCAAACTGAACTTCAAACAATTTAGATCGATTTCACCTTTACTCACacataaatatgaatataaatttaaagaagtTCGAagaagttttaaatttgaaattgagaaaaggtgtcttaaacaaaaaatttaatcaagaATTTAGGGCGGaaatgtgttaaaaaaaaactcCAGTAAGTTTGAAATTAGGCATAAATTGATTTtacattatacaaaattaacaaataaaaagaaaaagaaaataaacaaacatgttACATATCTTTGCCCAATCAATTGAGGCATTCAGCTAGCTTTTTGCTTTCCCTGTAACATTAACATTCCTTATTTTTGCTCTTGACTCTGCTACGGGGAAACTTATTGTTTCGCTTCCCGGCACCCAACCTCAACAAAGTCTCTTCGTTATCACACcaaaaataccaaataaatGGATTCCGACGAAGAGGATTATGTGTTCTTCGGCACGCCGATTGAGCGCGAGGAGGAGATCACCAGCCGTCGAAAGAAATCACAAGCCGAGGCCTCTGGTCATCTCCGAACCCTCGTTCCTTGGAAACAAGAGGTACTGCTTTGGTTTCTTAGAAAGCTCCGGATACTGAAACTATAACTgagaaatattttgaaattgcaaTTCTGATGCTTCGTCTTGTTGTTATTGTggtttttttatcttcatttgtTATGGCTTATAATGAAAAATCTGAATTGGAGTTATGATTGTTTCGCATAGTTTTCTGAAGGCTAGTAGAGACTGTTTTGGGAGTGTTTTGTGGAAAGAGCTTTGAGAAAACAGTTCAAGTGCTAAAAACATTTTGAATTAGctagtatatatttttagaatataGATAGTACTCTTGCGAATGcattttgatcttttttatgatgTTTCTTACGTTTTCTGAGCAATAAAATGGAGTATTAATTTTGAacagtttgattttaattattgaaattaattcattatGCAAATCTGTATGATCTTATGGTTTCTTGTTTAGTGTCAGTTATAACTGCTACTACACATTTACAGTTCGTTTGGATTTCTGTGAAACTGGAATTGTATGATAGTatctagtttaaaaattatatttctacaGGTCAGAGatgaagaaggaagaagaagatttcATGGGGCGTTTACTGGTGGATTCTCTGCTGGTTATTATAATACAGCGGGCTCAAAAGAGGGTATCTTTTACTTCCTTTGGAATTAAAGATTGAGATCCTTTTTGTGTAATTTTCTGAGTGTAACTTAGAGGTTAATTTAATACCATGTGAAATGAATCTACAGGTTGGACTCCACAGACATTTACATCATCAAGAAAGAACAGAGCTGAAGTCAAACAGCAGAGCATTCTTAACTTTTTAGATGATGATGAGAGAGCTGTAAGTTCGATCATATTGTCCATTTCATTATAGTATATTTGTTCCTCAAATATTTTACCTGCTAGGTATTGGGTTCGAGTAACTGGATTGTCTGAGGCTATGTTTGGTGGCATGGAAATT includes these proteins:
- the LOC123197087 gene encoding protein Dr1 homolog isoform X1, translating into MEPMDIVGKSKEDASLPKATMTKIIKEMLPPDVRVARDAQDLLIECCVEFINLVSSESNEVCSKEDKRTIAPEHVLKALEVLGFGEYIEEVYAAYEQHKLETMQDSLKGGKWSNGAEMTEEEAAAEQQRMFAEARARMNGGATAPPKQPDLP
- the LOC123195930 gene encoding protein MIZU-KUSSEI 1, with translation MARPSQDFSSKRHFHWTRKVGSDHEDDEAAASQEEKQENTKSHHSAASNSIPTPKKKLPAVAVARLRTVLTAFGKSKSGLPLSLGPRVIGTLFGSRRGHVHFAFQKDPNSPPAFLVELATPISGLVREMASGLVRIALECDKDKEEEKKAVRLLDEPMWRTYCNGKKCGFATKKEYGDKEKKILKAVEPISMGAGVLPGIKGDEAEAGGGNDGEVMYMRAKFERIVGSRDSEAFYMMNPDSNGTPELSIYLLRI
- the LOC123197087 gene encoding protein Dr1 homolog isoform X2; this encodes MEPMDIVGKSKEDASLPKATMTKIIKEMLPPDVRVARDAQDLLIECCVEFINLVSSESNEVCSKEDKRTIAPEHVLKALEVLGFGEYIEEVYAAYEQHKLETMDSLKGGKWSNGAEMTEEEAAAEQQRMFAEARARMNGGATAPPKQPDLP